GACACCGCCAGCGTGATGCCGAACTCGAAGAACAGCCGGCCCGTCTGGCCCGACTGGAACGCCACCGGCAGGAACACGGCCGCGAGCGTCAGCGTCGTCGCGATGACCGCGAACGCCACCTGTCGCGCGCCGAAGACCGCGGCGTGGATCGGGCTCTCGCCCTCCTCCATGCGCCGGTAGATGTTCTCGAGCATCACGATCGCATCGTCGACCACGAGACCCACCGCGAGCACGAGCGCGAGCAGTGTGAGCGTATTGATCGTGAAGTTCATCCAGCTCATCACCGCGAACGCGCCGATGATCGAAACGGGGATCGCCACGAGCGGCACCATCGTCGCGCGCCAGTCGCGAAGAAAGAGGAAGATCATCAGCACGACCAGAATCGAAGCTTCGTAGAGCGTCTTGTAGACCTCCTTCACCGAACGGTCGACGAACACGGAGCTGTCGAAGCCGACCGCGACCGTCACGCCCTCGGGAAAATCCTGCTGCAGTGACGGGATGAGTCCCTTGATGCCGTTCGCGACGTCGAGGACGTTGGCCTGCGCCTGGCGGAGCACCTGCACGGCGACCGTCGGCTGGCCCTTGAAATAGCTTTCCGAACGGTATTCCTCGGCGCCGAGCTCGACGCGTCCGACGTCGGAGAACTTCACCTGATGGCTGCCGCGCGTCGCGAGCACGAGGTTCTCGAATTCGCGGACCTGCGTCATGCGGCCCTCGATGCGCACGGGAAATTCGCGCGCGGCCGACTCGATGCGCCCGCCGGGAATTTCGATGTTCTGCTGACGGAGCGCGTTCTCGACATCGGCGATCGTGAGGCTGTGCGCCGCGAGGCGGTCGCTGTCGACCCACAGGCGCATGGCGTAGCGCGGGCCGCGGACGTTGACCGAGCCCACGCCCGGGATCGTCTGCAGGCGCTGAAGCGCGATGCGCTCGACCATTTCGCGCACCTCAAGGCGACTGTAACGTTCGGAGTTGAATGCCAGCGTGATGACCGGCGAGGAATCGGCGTCGGCTTTGGTCACCTGCGGCTCCTCGATCTCATCGGGCAACCGGCCGCGGGCGCGACTGACGCGATCGCGCACGTCGTTGGCCGCATCGTCGACGTTACGCCCGAGATCGAACTCCACCGTGATGCGCGACTCCTCCTCCTGCGAATCGGAGCGGATCACGCGGATACCGTCGATCGACGCGATCTCGCGCTCCAACGGCTCGGTGACCTTGGCCTCCACGACCTCGGCCGATGCACCGCGATACGAGGTCTGCACCGTGACGATCGGCGAATCAATCAACGGATACTCGCGCACCGGCAGGCGCACGAAACTCAGCAACCCGACCAACACCACAATGATCGACGCCACGAGCGCGACGACTGGGCGACGAATGGAAACGTCGGAGAGAAGCATGACTCACTCTCCCACGCGGAATTCCTGCCGCAGCGGACGCGGCTCGAGCACCGTGCCGGGGAAAATGATCAGTCCGCCGACACCGGAGGCGACGACCGGCTCGTCGACGCCGATCGCGTCGGCCTTCAGCGGCGTGATCTCGACCAAACCCTTCTCGCGCAAGCCGAGCGTCACGGGCACCATGTCGGCGACTTGGTCCGCCCCTTTCGTGCGCGCGACGATGATCTGCGTGCCCTTGGGCGTGGTGAGGATCGCGCCTTCCGGCACAGTGAGCACGTTGCGGCGCACTTGGAGCACCAGGTCGATGTTGGCGAACATGCCGGGCTTGAGCCCCGTGATGTCCCGGCCGATGTAGCCTTTCACCTGAGTGGAGCGGGTCAGGCGATCGATGACGGAGGCAACGAAATAGACTTCGCCTTTCGCGCGCGCTTCACCGGTCGGCGTCTGCGCGCGCAGCGAGAACTCCGAACCCTGCTTCACCCGCTCGGCGAAGCGCTCCGGAACCTGGAACTCCACCTTCATGCGGCTGAGATCGTCGAGCGTCGTGATGACGGTCGCCGCGGTGATGTAGTCGCCCGGGGAAATCGTGCGCGCGCCGACGATGCCGTCGAACGGCGCCTTGATCTCCGTCTTCGCGAGACGCACGCGCAGCAGCTGCAATTCGGCCTCCGCGGTGGCGTATTCGGAACGCATGCGGTCCGCCTCGGCCTGGGACATCGACTTGGCCTGCGTGAGGTCCTCGGAGCGCTTGAGATTCAGCTCCGCGAGACGGAAACGCGACTCGGCCTGCGCCGCCTGCGCACGCAACTCCGCATCGTCGACGCGCACGAGCACCTTGTCCTTGGCCACCGACTCACCTTCCTCGAAGAGCACCGCGCGCACTTGTCCGGAAACTTCGGCGCGGATTTGCGCCGTCTCGTTCGGCGCCAGCGAACCTACGAGCGAAAGCGACTCCACGAGGTCGCGCCGGGCCACGGTCACCACCTCGACCGGTTGCTTGGCCTTGGCCGCGCTCGCCACCGGACCGGCTGCGTCTTTCTTCGCACAGCCGGAGGCAATTAGAAACAAACCGGCGCAGCCGGCAGCGAACAGTCGGGTAACGGGACGCATTCGCCCCGAAAGTCAGTCAAAAGCCCCACTCAGGCAAGGGGGATTCTGTGAACACTGCGTCTCAGCCGGCGACCTTGGCGTAATCGTCTGACGAAAGCAGCGCCTCAGCGTCGGCCGGATTGGCGAGCTTGAGCTTCAGCATCCAGCCCTCGGCGTAAGGCGCGTGGTTCACCTTTTCGGGGTTCGCATCGAGTGCCTTGTTGACCTCGACCACCGTGCCAGCGACCGGCGCGTAGATGTCGGACGCGGCCTTGACGGACTCGACGACACCGAACGACTCACCGGCTTTCAGCGCCTTGCCGACGCTCGGAAGCTGCACGAACGTGATGTCGCCGAGCGCGGCCTGCGCGTGATCGGTGATGCCGACGAGCGCCGTGCCGTCACCGGCGAGTTTCAGCCATTCGTGGGACTTCGCGTATTTGAGATCGGAGGGGATGTTGCTCATGAGGGAGTCGAGTGGAGTGATTCGGGAAATTTTCCTGAAGAACATGCCGCGTGAAGCGGCGCGCGGACAATCAATTTTTCTTCAGCGCGACGAACGGCGGCTTGGTGAGCGTCAGCGGGAGCTTCGTGCCGCGGATGTCGACGAGGAGTTGCTCCTTCGCCGCGGCGGCGTCGACCAGCGCAGAACCGATCGCCTCGTTGAGAATCGGCGAGAGCGTGCCGGAGAGCACGCGGCCGACGGTCGCGCCGGCGGCGTTCAGCACGGGCGTCTCGGCGCGCACGATGCGGCGGTCGCCGGTCTTGAAGAACACCACGCGTTGCTTCGGGCCGTTGGCCTTTTCGGCGGCGAGCACGTCGGAGCCGGTGAAGCCGCCTTTGTCGAACTTCACGACCCAGCCGAGGCCGGCGCTGATCGGGTTGATGTCCTGCGTGATCTCGTGGCCGTAGAGCGGGAAACCCGCCTCGAGACGCAGCGAATCGCGCGAGCCGAGACCGGCGAGTTCGAGTCCGAGCGGCTGGCCGGCGGCGAGCACGGCTTCGGCAAGTTTCTCGGTTTCGCCAGCAGCACAGTAAAGCTCCACGCCGTCTTCGCCGGTGTAGCCGGTGCGGCTGATGATGCACTTCACGCCGGCGACCTCGCCGTCGGTGAAGTGGTAATACTTCACGTCCGCCAGATTCGTTTTCGTGAGCGGCTGGACGATCTCGATCGCGCGCGGACCTTGCACGGCGATCTGGCCGTAGTCGGCGGAGCGGTTCACCACGGTGCAGTTGAAGCCCTTTACCTGCTCCTGCATCCAGGCGATGTCCTTGTCGATGTTACCGGCGTTGATGCAGAGGAAGTAGTCGTCCGTGCCGCGCATGTAGACGAGCAAGTCATCGACGACGCCGCCGTGCGGATAGCACATCGTCGTGTAGAGCACGCGGCCGGGGAAAAGTTTGGTGCAGTCGTTGGTGACGAGGCGCTGGAGAAACTTGAGCGCGTCAGGGCCCTGCACGTCGGCCTCGCCCATGTGACTCACGTCGAACAGGCCGGCGCGCTGGCGCACGGCTTTGTGCTCGTCGAGGATGCTCTTGTATTGCACGGGCATGTCCCAGCCCGCGAAATCGACCATACGGCCGCCGTTCCGACGATGAAACGCGTTGAGGGGTGTCGTTTTCGGTGCGCTCATCGGGCCACTAAGCTCCGCGCGTCGCGGCCGGGCAAGGAAACTTTGGCCCGCGGCCTAGTCATTACGGACCGCACCCCCGGCTAAAAGAAATTGTGTGCGCCCGGGCGGCTGCCCACCTTGGCGACATGTTCGGCTTCGTCTTCGCGGTCCTGTTCACGCTCGGCATCTCCTTCTGGTGCTCGCTGCTGGAGGCGCTCGTGCTCAGCACGACGACCGCCGAGGTCGAGGCGCTGAAGCGCGCCAAGCCCGCGCGCGGAAAGCTGCTGGAGGATTTCCGCACCAACATGGACGAGACCATCTCGTCCATCCTCACCCTCAACACGATGGCGCACACCCTCGGCTCCGTCATCGTCGGCGCGCTGGGCGCGGATCTGTTCGGCCACGCCTCGCTGGGCTTCATCTCCGGCGGCATGACGCTCGGCATCCTCATCCTTTCCGAAGTCATCCCCAAGAACCTCGGCGTCGTCCACCGCCCGGCCCTGCAACCGCATGTCGTCTATCCGCTGCTCTGGATGACACGTGTCCTGCGCCCGATCACTTGGCTCTGCAAGCAGGTCGTGAAGATCGTCGTCGGCAAGAAGGCACTCCACCAGAAAGCCGACCGCGAAATCATCCTGCTCGCCGAAAAAGGCGCGCAGGAGGGCACGATTTCGCGCAGCGAATCGAGCATCATCACCAACGCCCTCTCGCTCGACGACGTGCGCGTCGACGAGATCATGACGCCGCGCATCGTCGTGACGGCGCTGCCCCGCAATTCCACCATCGGAGAAGTTTTCCGCGAATACCCGAACGTGCCCTTCGCGCGCATTCCCGTTTACGGCAAGAATCTCGACGACATGGTCGGCCTCGTCCGCCGACGCGACCTGCTGAAGTCGAAGGCCAACGACCAGGATTTCGAGCTCGTCGAGAAACTCATGCAGGAGGTGCAGTTCATCCCCGAAACGGTGACCGTCGCCCAGGCGCTCCAACAGTTTCTGAAAACCCACCAGCAGATCGCCGTCGTCGTCGACGAATTCGGCGCCACCACCGGCGTGCTCACGATGGAGGACATCATGGAGCACATCCTCGGCAAAGAGATCTTCGAAAAGGACGACGTCGCCGTCGACATGCGCGAACTCGCCCGTGCCAAATCGCAAAAACTCACCCGGACGCGCCGCGGCGAGACGCCCACCAAATCCTAAGCCGGCCGCACTTCCGAGCCCCGCTCCTGTCCTCTTTCCCCAGCCTTTTTCCAACCGTGTCACTTCTCGCCTTCTGGGTTCACGATCTCAGCCCGTTTCTCATCCGCTTCGGCGACAACTTCGGCATCCGTTACTACGGCCTCGCCTATCTGCTCGGTTTCGTCGCCGCCGGATTTCTCTTTCTACGCTACCATCGCGCCGGAAAGACGCCGCTCGAACCGGAAACCGCGACCGACTTGGTGGTCGCGATCGTCGCCGGCGTAATCCTGGGCGGCCGCATCGGCTACTTCGTTTTCTACCAGCCCGAGATCCTGCTGCATAATCCGATCGCGCTCTTCAAAGTCTGGGAAGGCGGCATGGCGAGCCACGGCGCTTTCATCGGCGTGACCGTCGCGCTCTGGCTCTTCACCCGCGGCAGGAAGGTGTCTTTCCTGCACATCGGGGACTTGGTCGTCAGCACCGCGCCGGTCGGGCTCTTCCTCGGACGCGTGGCCAATTTCATCAACGGCGAACTCTGGGGCAAACCGAGCCGCGTGCCGTGGGCGGTGATCTTCCCGCACAGCGCCGAGCCCGGCATGCCGGCGCACCTCATCCTGCCGCGCCATCCGTCGCAACTCTACGAAGCCGCGACGGAAGGATTGCTGCTGTTCGCCTTCGCGCAGTGGCGACTGTGGAAAACCGACGTCGTGCAGCGCGAGCCGGGCCGGCTGGCCGGCGAATTCCTCATCGCCTACGCGCTGGTGCGCATGTTCTGCGAACTCTTTCGCGAACCCGACGCGGCACTGATCATGGGCCTGAGCCGCGGGACGTTCTACTCGGTCTTCCTGATCGCCGCGGGCCTCGTCCTCATTGCATTCACGCGTCGCCCGAAGATTTCCGTGGGCTAAACAAAAAGGCGCGCCGAGCAGCGCGCCTTTGCGGAAACCGGAGTGGGACGACGGGTCAGAGCGTGAAGTTCGACGGCACGATGCCGCCCTTCACCACGCAAAGCACGCCATCGCGGATGACGATGCCATGCGGATACTCGCCGTCCGGCTTGCCATCGGGCGAGAGCGTGACGTTGTCGCCGATGCGGGCGTTCTTATCGATGATGGAGCGGCGAATCTTGCAGTTGCGGCCGACGCCGAAATGCGGGCGGCCGGCCTTGCGATCGGCTTCCTGCTCGACGTCAGTCTGGTAATAGTCGGCGCCCATCATCACCACGTCCTCGAGATCGGAGTTTTCGCCGAGGATGGAGCGGATGCCGATGAGGCAGTGGCGCAGGCGCGAATCGGTGACGATGCAGCCGTCGCCGATGACGACGTGGTCGATGTCGCAATGGTTGATCTTCGACGCCGGCAGGTAGCGCGCGTGCGTGTAGATCGGGGCGTTGCGATCGAAGAAATTGAACGGCGGGAGCGGCTGCGCGAGCGCGAGGTTGGCCTCGAAGAACGCGCGCACGGTGCCGATGTCCTCCCAGTAGCCCTCGAAGATGTAGCTGCAGAGCTTGGCCTTGCCGAGGAGGGTCGGGATGACTTCCTTGCCGAAATCCTTCATCGAGTTGTCGAGCGCGCGGGCGAGGACGTCGCGGCTGAACACGTAGATACCCATCGACGCGAGGCAGCGCTTCTCGCCGGTCTTGTTCGTGCCGAGGCGAGCCTCGAGCGCATCGCTCATCGCGAGACCGTTGATGATCGCGGGGTCCTTCGGCTTTTCGACGAACTCGGAGATGGTGAGATCGTCCGCCACG
This window of the Candidatus Didemnitutus sp. genome carries:
- a CDS encoding efflux RND transporter periplasmic adaptor subunit yields the protein MRPVTRLFAAGCAGLFLIASGCAKKDAAGPVASAAKAKQPVEVVTVARRDLVESLSLVGSLAPNETAQIRAEVSGQVRAVLFEEGESVAKDKVLVRVDDAELRAQAAQAESRFRLAELNLKRSEDLTQAKSMSQAEADRMRSEYATAEAELQLLRVRLAKTEIKAPFDGIVGARTISPGDYITAATVITTLDDLSRMKVEFQVPERFAERVKQGSEFSLRAQTPTGEARAKGEVYFVASVIDRLTRSTQVKGYIGRDITGLKPGMFANIDLVLQVRRNVLTVPEGAILTTPKGTQIIVARTKGADQVADMVPVTLGLREKGLVEITPLKADAIGVDEPVVASGVGGLIIFPGTVLEPRPLRQEFRVGE
- the gcvH gene encoding glycine cleavage system protein GcvH: MSNIPSDLKYAKSHEWLKLAGDGTALVGITDHAQAALGDITFVQLPSVGKALKAGESFGVVESVKAASDIYAPVAGTVVEVNKALDANPEKVNHAPYAEGWMLKLKLANPADAEALLSSDDYAKVAG
- the gcvT gene encoding glycine cleavage system aminomethyltransferase GcvT, with amino-acid sequence MSAPKTTPLNAFHRRNGGRMVDFAGWDMPVQYKSILDEHKAVRQRAGLFDVSHMGEADVQGPDALKFLQRLVTNDCTKLFPGRVLYTTMCYPHGGVVDDLLVYMRGTDDYFLCINAGNIDKDIAWMQEQVKGFNCTVVNRSADYGQIAVQGPRAIEIVQPLTKTNLADVKYYHFTDGEVAGVKCIISRTGYTGEDGVELYCAAGETEKLAEAVLAAGQPLGLELAGLGSRDSLRLEAGFPLYGHEITQDINPISAGLGWVVKFDKGGFTGSDVLAAEKANGPKQRVVFFKTGDRRIVRAETPVLNAAGATVGRVLSGTLSPILNEAIGSALVDAAAAKEQLLVDIRGTKLPLTLTKPPFVALKKN
- a CDS encoding HlyC/CorC family transporter, whose amino-acid sequence is MFGFVFAVLFTLGISFWCSLLEALVLSTTTAEVEALKRAKPARGKLLEDFRTNMDETISSILTLNTMAHTLGSVIVGALGADLFGHASLGFISGGMTLGILILSEVIPKNLGVVHRPALQPHVVYPLLWMTRVLRPITWLCKQVVKIVVGKKALHQKADREIILLAEKGAQEGTISRSESSIITNALSLDDVRVDEIMTPRIVVTALPRNSTIGEVFREYPNVPFARIPVYGKNLDDMVGLVRRRDLLKSKANDQDFELVEKLMQEVQFIPETVTVAQALQQFLKTHQQIAVVVDEFGATTGVLTMEDIMEHILGKEIFEKDDVAVDMRELARAKSQKLTRTRRGETPTKS
- the lgt gene encoding prolipoprotein diacylglyceryl transferase — encoded protein: MSLLAFWVHDLSPFLIRFGDNFGIRYYGLAYLLGFVAAGFLFLRYHRAGKTPLEPETATDLVVAIVAGVILGGRIGYFVFYQPEILLHNPIALFKVWEGGMASHGAFIGVTVALWLFTRGRKVSFLHIGDLVVSTAPVGLFLGRVANFINGELWGKPSRVPWAVIFPHSAEPGMPAHLILPRHPSQLYEAATEGLLLFAFAQWRLWKTDVVQREPGRLAGEFLIAYALVRMFCELFREPDAALIMGLSRGTFYSVFLIAAGLVLIAFTRRPKISVG
- a CDS encoding glucose-1-phosphate adenylyltransferase; the encoded protein is MSDSKRVLSVIMGGGRGTRLFPLTKERCKPAVPLAGKYRLVDIPISNCINSGYNRIFLLTQFLTASLHRHIQKSFHFDAFNGGFVDILSAEQTEKSNAWYEGTADAVRRNLVHFNSHRHEYILILSGDQLYRMDFAKIVQQHIETKADVTIAAIPFATSKVEGLGLMRVADDLTISEFVEKPKDPAIINGLAMSDALEARLGTNKTGEKRCLASMGIYVFSRDVLARALDNSMKDFGKEVIPTLLGKAKLCSYIFEGYWEDIGTVRAFFEANLALAQPLPPFNFFDRNAPIYTHARYLPASKINHCDIDHVVIGDGCIVTDSRLRHCLIGIRSILGENSDLEDVVMMGADYYQTDVEQEADRKAGRPHFGVGRNCKIRRSIIDKNARIGDNVTLSPDGKPDGEYPHGIVIRDGVLCVVKGGIVPSNFTL